From Streptomyces sp. Edi4, one genomic window encodes:
- a CDS encoding valine--tRNA ligase, producing MTDNTQRPDSGPNSAPELPTQYAPAEVEGPLYERWVERGYFEADAKSDKPPYTIVIPPPNVTGSLHLGHAFEHTLIDALVRRKRMQGFEALWQPGMDHAGIATQNVVERELAKEGKSRHDLGREAFVERVWQWKAESGGQIAGQMRRLGNGVAWSRDRFTMDEGLSRAVQTVFKKMFDDDLIYRAERIINWCPRCLTAISDIEVDYQDDDGELVSMTYGEGEDTIVVATTRAETMLGDTAVAVHPDDERYAHLIGKQIKLPLTDRTIPVVADTHVDPEFGTGAVKVTPAHDPNDFAIGQRHDLESIEVLDERGVITVHGPFEGLDRFEARSAIVAALRADGRIVAEKRPYVHSVGHCSRCKTTLEPRLSMQWWVKVETLAKAAGDAVRDGRVNIHPADMSQRYFDWVDNLNDWCISRQLWWGHRIPVWHGPDGELICVGPDEEPPTGEGWTQDTDVLDTWFSSGLWPFSTLGWPEQTPDLEKFYPNSVLVTGYDLMFFWVARMMMFGLYAMDGQQPFHTIAFHGMVRDEFGKKMSKSFGNTVNPLDWMDKYGSDALRFTLARGANPGVDVPIGEDWVQASRNFANKIWNATRFAMMNGATVEGDLPPTEQMSATDRWILSRLNKTVAEADALYDDYQFAKLADALYHFAWDEVFDWYVELSKTTFFAGGEQAKVSARVLGEVLDVTLRLLHPVVPFVTDTLWTTFTGRESVVIADWPKDSGFRDDAAEEEIELVQRVVTEVRRFRSDQGLQPGQKVPARLNLDGTALAPHEAAIRQLLRLQPEGESFSATASLPVAGAEVALDLSGTIDVAAERKRLAKDLAAAEKEKAQAEGKLGNEAFLAKAPDNVVDKIRTRLAKAEEEIVRLQNQINSLPAA from the coding sequence GTGACCGACAACACTCAGCGCCCCGACAGCGGGCCGAACAGCGCCCCAGAACTGCCGACTCAGTACGCGCCGGCCGAGGTAGAGGGGCCGCTGTACGAGCGCTGGGTAGAGCGCGGTTACTTCGAGGCCGACGCGAAGAGCGACAAGCCCCCGTACACCATCGTCATCCCGCCGCCGAACGTCACCGGCTCCCTCCACCTGGGCCACGCCTTCGAGCACACGCTGATCGACGCCCTCGTCCGCCGCAAGCGGATGCAGGGCTTCGAGGCACTGTGGCAGCCCGGCATGGACCACGCGGGCATCGCGACGCAGAACGTCGTTGAGCGGGAGCTCGCCAAGGAAGGCAAGTCCCGGCACGACCTCGGCCGTGAGGCGTTCGTCGAGCGGGTCTGGCAGTGGAAGGCCGAGTCCGGCGGTCAGATCGCCGGGCAGATGCGGCGCCTGGGCAACGGCGTTGCGTGGAGCCGTGACCGCTTCACCATGGACGAGGGGCTCTCGCGCGCCGTCCAGACCGTCTTCAAGAAGATGTTCGACGACGACCTGATCTACCGCGCCGAGCGCATCATCAACTGGTGCCCGCGCTGTCTGACGGCCATCTCGGACATCGAGGTCGACTACCAGGACGACGACGGCGAGCTCGTCTCCATGACGTACGGCGAGGGCGAGGACACCATCGTCGTCGCCACCACCCGCGCCGAGACGATGCTGGGCGACACCGCGGTCGCCGTTCACCCCGATGACGAGCGGTACGCGCACCTCATCGGCAAGCAGATCAAGCTGCCGCTGACCGACCGTACGATCCCCGTCGTCGCGGACACACATGTGGACCCGGAGTTCGGCACCGGCGCCGTCAAGGTGACGCCGGCGCACGACCCGAATGACTTCGCCATCGGCCAGCGCCACGACCTCGAATCCATCGAGGTCCTCGACGAGCGCGGCGTCATCACCGTCCACGGCCCCTTCGAGGGCCTGGACCGCTTCGAGGCCCGATCCGCGATCGTCGCCGCCCTGCGGGCCGATGGCCGGATCGTCGCCGAGAAGCGCCCCTACGTCCACTCCGTCGGGCACTGCTCGCGTTGCAAGACGACGCTGGAGCCCCGCCTGTCGATGCAGTGGTGGGTCAAGGTCGAGACGCTCGCCAAGGCCGCCGGCGACGCCGTCCGCGACGGCCGGGTCAATATCCACCCGGCCGACATGTCGCAGCGCTACTTCGACTGGGTCGACAACCTCAACGACTGGTGCATCTCCCGCCAGTTGTGGTGGGGCCACCGCATCCCCGTCTGGCACGGCCCGGACGGCGAGCTGATCTGCGTCGGCCCCGACGAGGAGCCGCCGACCGGCGAAGGCTGGACCCAGGACACCGACGTCCTCGACACCTGGTTCTCGTCCGGTCTGTGGCCGTTCTCCACGCTGGGCTGGCCTGAGCAGACCCCCGACCTGGAGAAGTTCTACCCGAACTCCGTCCTGGTCACCGGCTACGACCTGATGTTCTTCTGGGTCGCCCGGATGATGATGTTCGGTCTGTACGCGATGGACGGCCAGCAGCCGTTCCACACGATCGCATTCCACGGCATGGTCCGCGACGAGTTCGGCAAGAAGATGTCGAAGTCGTTCGGGAACACGGTCAACCCGCTGGACTGGATGGACAAGTACGGCTCCGACGCCCTGCGCTTCACCCTGGCCCGCGGCGCCAACCCGGGCGTCGACGTCCCGATCGGTGAGGACTGGGTCCAGGCGTCCCGCAACTTCGCCAACAAGATCTGGAACGCCACGCGCTTCGCGATGATGAACGGCGCCACGGTCGAGGGCGACCTTCCGCCCACAGAACAGATGTCGGCGACCGACCGCTGGATCCTGTCGCGGCTCAACAAGACCGTGGCCGAGGCCGACGCGCTGTATGACGACTACCAGTTCGCCAAGCTCGCCGACGCCCTCTACCACTTCGCGTGGGATGAGGTCTTCGACTGGTACGTCGAGTTGTCGAAGACGACGTTCTTCGCGGGCGGCGAGCAGGCCAAGGTCTCGGCACGTGTCCTGGGCGAGGTCCTCGACGTCACCCTGCGCCTCCTGCACCCGGTCGTCCCCTTCGTCACCGACACCCTGTGGACGACGTTCACCGGGCGTGAGTCCGTCGTGATCGCGGACTGGCCGAAGGACTCGGGCTTCCGCGACGATGCGGCCGAGGAGGAGATCGAGCTGGTCCAGCGGGTCGTCACCGAGGTCCGCCGGTTCCGCTCCGACCAGGGCCTCCAGCCGGGCCAGAAGGTTCCGGCCCGTCTGAACCTGGACGGCACGGCGCTCGCCCCGCACGAGGCCGCCATCCGTCAGCTGCTCCGTCTTCAGCCGGAAGGCGAGAGCTTCAGTGCCACGGCATCGCTGCCGGTCGCCGGCGCGGAGGTCGCGCTCGACCTGTCGGGCACGATCGACGTCGCCGCGGAGCGCAAGCGCCTCGCCAAGGACCTGGCGGCCGCCGAGAAGGAGAAGGCCCAGGCGGAGGGCAAGCTCGGCAACGAGGCGTTCCTGGCGAAGGCCCCGGACAACGTGGTCGACAAGATCCGCACTCGTCTCGCGAAGGCGGAAGAGGAGATCGTCCGGCTGCAAAACCAGATCAACAGCCTGCCCGCCGCGTAG
- a CDS encoding glycosyltransferase family A protein, translating to MQSSMPEGISFVIPCFNSGDYLVEAVESLIQQPHAFPYEVVIVDDGSDDQQTLRAISLCAERAEVRVLRKEHSGHHAARNAGIDAASFKYVMQLDADDRLATAPELLKSGSYPDRAVRFLKTHPHVAFVHTMSRMIGDFDGLTISSYPCREELILRKHHVPTSIVYRRDDAIRGGLYDPRVRKWGDWAFAVNLLAGRFRRGEANNIVCIAGPLHEYRVHTSTRRVSNAEVSEFDMTLLVVEKNLDLFRDRLNRDDSAEDITRDVLASKPSRLVDLIRMAEYDLDQALAVARQRDFSLASPFEGLGIP from the coding sequence ATGCAGTCGAGCATGCCCGAGGGAATCAGCTTCGTTATCCCCTGCTTCAACTCCGGGGACTACCTCGTCGAAGCCGTGGAATCCCTCATCCAGCAACCCCACGCCTTCCCATACGAAGTCGTGATCGTGGACGACGGCTCCGATGACCAGCAGACGCTGCGTGCCATCTCGCTGTGCGCTGAGCGCGCCGAGGTCCGCGTCCTCCGCAAGGAGCACAGCGGCCACCATGCTGCCAGGAACGCCGGCATCGATGCCGCGAGCTTCAAGTACGTGATGCAACTCGACGCCGACGACCGGTTGGCCACGGCCCCGGAGCTGCTGAAGTCCGGGAGCTACCCGGACCGCGCCGTCAGGTTCCTGAAGACGCACCCGCACGTGGCCTTCGTCCACACCATGTCGCGGATGATCGGCGACTTTGACGGGCTCACCATCTCCTCCTACCCGTGCCGCGAGGAGCTGATCCTGCGCAAGCACCACGTGCCCACCTCGATCGTCTACCGCCGCGACGATGCGATTCGCGGTGGCCTCTACGACCCGCGCGTGCGGAAGTGGGGGGACTGGGCGTTCGCCGTGAACCTCCTCGCTGGGCGCTTTCGCCGAGGCGAGGCCAACAACATCGTGTGCATCGCCGGTCCCCTCCATGAGTACCGGGTCCACACGAGCACGCGAAGGGTCTCCAACGCCGAGGTCTCCGAGTTCGATATGACCCTGCTGGTGGTAGAGAAGAACCTCGACCTATTCCGGGACCGCCTCAACCGCGACGACTCCGCTGAGGACATCACGCGCGACGTTCTCGCCTCGAAGCCGTCCCGGCTCGTCGACCTGATCCGCATGGCCGAGTACGACCTCGACCAGGCCCTTGCCGTCGCCCGCCAGCGGGACTTCTCTCTGGCTAGCCCCTTCGAGGGCCTGGGCATCCCGTAA